In Marinobacter sp. es.048, the following proteins share a genomic window:
- the rmuC gene encoding DNA recombination protein RmuC, whose translation MPEAIMEQMLSRPDLMAALMVVLILLVILKGLWGRNGRLEQDVEHWRQHAASLENRLAGLESELESRKERLAQVESERQTLRAKAEELSEALGEARMSLREQEVTIDKERRSASEKLELLERNRDALKQEFENLANKIFEQKSERFSQQTRTSLDTLLNPFRDQLQDFRKRVEDVYTNETRDRQALRSEIKSLQDLNRQITEEAANLTRALKGDKKIQGNWGELILERVLEKSGLRKGVEYDTQGSYRDSDNQLYRPDVIVHLPDNRNLIIDSKVSLVAYQQWVTEDEDSVVREEALKQHVEAVRNHIRTLSEKDYSQLHGLHSPDFVLLFMPIEPAFVAAFQQDENLFAEAFERKIIVVTPTTLLATLRTIENIWRYERQSQNARQIAERASAVYDKLRVFVEAMERLGAQLHTAQGTYDSAMNTLTRGRGNLISQANRFVELGVRVKKELPKGMMDQAEVDEGEEFRHPGNNDLPDSEEQAIGADNEQE comes from the coding sequence GTGCCTGAAGCCATCATGGAACAGATGTTGTCCCGTCCTGATCTGATGGCGGCGCTGATGGTTGTTTTGATTCTTCTGGTCATTCTGAAAGGGCTTTGGGGCAGGAATGGTCGACTTGAGCAGGACGTCGAACATTGGAGGCAGCATGCCGCAAGCCTCGAGAACCGACTGGCCGGGCTTGAGTCGGAGCTGGAGAGCCGGAAAGAGCGCCTGGCGCAGGTGGAAAGTGAACGTCAGACCTTGAGGGCAAAGGCGGAAGAGCTGTCTGAAGCGCTGGGTGAGGCCCGCATGTCGCTCCGGGAGCAGGAAGTGACAATTGATAAGGAGCGCCGTTCAGCCAGTGAGAAGCTGGAGCTGCTTGAGCGTAACCGTGACGCCCTGAAGCAGGAGTTTGAAAACCTTGCCAACAAGATTTTCGAGCAGAAGAGTGAGCGTTTCAGCCAGCAGACACGAACCAGCCTGGATACCCTGCTCAATCCGTTCAGGGATCAGCTGCAGGACTTTCGAAAGCGCGTCGAGGACGTGTACACCAATGAAACCCGGGACCGTCAGGCCCTGCGCAGTGAGATCAAATCACTACAGGACCTGAACCGACAGATCACCGAAGAAGCCGCCAACCTGACCCGTGCCCTGAAGGGCGACAAGAAAATCCAGGGCAACTGGGGTGAGCTGATTCTCGAGCGTGTACTGGAAAAGTCCGGCCTTCGTAAGGGGGTTGAATACGACACCCAGGGCAGTTATCGGGACAGCGATAATCAGCTGTATCGGCCGGATGTCATCGTGCATCTGCCAGACAACCGTAACCTGATCATTGATTCCAAGGTGTCGTTGGTGGCTTACCAGCAGTGGGTCACGGAAGACGAGGATTCCGTGGTCAGGGAAGAGGCTTTGAAACAGCATGTTGAGGCCGTTCGAAATCACATCCGTACGTTGAGTGAAAAGGACTACAGCCAACTGCATGGCCTTCATTCGCCGGATTTCGTGCTTCTGTTCATGCCAATAGAACCCGCTTTTGTAGCAGCATTTCAGCAGGACGAGAACCTTTTCGCAGAAGCCTTTGAGCGAAAGATTATTGTGGTAACTCCAACCACGTTACTGGCAACACTGCGAACCATTGAGAACATCTGGCGGTACGAGCGCCAGAGCCAGAACGCCCGACAAATCGCTGAGCGGGCTAGCGCGGTTTATGACAAACTCAGGGTGTTTGTCGAGGCAATGGAGCGTTTGGGCGCACAGTTGCATACCGCCCAGGGAACCTATGATTCGGCCATGAACACTCTGACCCGCGGGCGCGGCAATCTGATCTCCCAGGCGAATCGCTTTGTAGAGCTGGGTGTTCGGGTGAAAAAGGAGTTGCCGAAGGGGATGATGGATCAGGCCGAAGTAGACGAAGGTGAAGAGTTTCGTCATCCCGGGAACAACGACCTGCCTGATTCAGAGGAACAGGCGATTGGTGCAGATAACGAGCAGGAGTAG